ttttatatatgtttctctttgcATATGTGTTTTAGTTGCATTAATCTTCTTGAATAGAGATGTGATTATTTTGGGCTGAAGCTGAGCTGATGTATCTCACATTTTATCGGTTGTAGTCCTTCATTGACTGACATCTTGCCACATGAACATATCCCTCATTGAGGGGCCAGAGAGAGGAGTTTAATATGTTATTAGTTTTATATAATGCGTAGAAATCATGCATGAACATCTCTCAGCAAACTTTTTTCCTACTCTCTCTATTCCCAATTGACTCTTTCTATTCGTATATAGGCATACTGCTTATACAGAGAAAACGAGTTAGATGAAGCTCTTAAAGCCTTGAAAAGCCAAGAGACAACTCCAACCGCAATGCTATTAGAAGCCCAGATATTATTTCGCCTGGGAAAGTTTGATGCTTGTATTGATATATATCAGAAGCTTCAAAAGTCCAAAGTTGACTTATTAGATACAAATTATATAGCTAGCTTGGTTGCTGCTGGGAGGGCTTCTGAAATACAAGTTGATTCACTCAAGGCTAAGGCAAAGGAGAGCTTTGAGCTGGCATTTAACACTGCCTGTTCTTTGATTGAAAGCAAAAAGTACACTGATGCAGAACAGTTCCTGCTGCTAGCCAGAACGTAAGATATCTTCAAACTTTTATGCTGTCTGATTTTTGGTAGGACTGATGAACCTCAAAACATTTAGCCTAATAAACTATACCAGGGACTAATTAAGCCATGCAAATGTTCATAAATCATATCAACTCAATCAAGCTCTTCACTGCTGAAAAGTTCTCTTtgtcaattttttattttcctattaGGCGCCTTATAAGTTCCTCGATGTGCTCTGAATTATTTCCTTCCTCGTCAACtgtttttatatttgattATACCAATCACCATGACTGTTATAAAGACTCTCTTGTGAGTCAGAGTGAGCTGATGGGAGAAATCCAATTGGTTTTCTTAGAACTGGCAAGGAAGTTTTGCTGGAAGATGGTGTGCCTGATGATGAGATAGAAACTGAATTGGCACCAATAGCTGTCCAGTTGGCCTATGTTCAGCAGGTACTctaatgtttttattttatttcctgTTTGTTTGCCACGTTGACAATCTAATGGAAACTAATGCAAATTAGCTTCTTTCATAGCTCCTTGGGAACAAACAAGAGGCCATTGAGGCCTACACAGACATTATCAAATCAGATGTGGGAGATGAGTTATCACTCGCGGTGGCAGTCAACAATCTAATCGCTTTGAAAAGTCCAAAAGATGTTTCTGATGGCCTGAAGAAACTTGATCGTCTAAAACAGAAAGATGACAAGCAAAGCTTCCACCTTACTCCTAAACTGGACTCAAAGCTTTCACCAAAGCAAAAAGAATCAATATACGTGACTCGGGTCCTTTTACTTCTTCATGCAAATAAGATGGATCAGGtatttctcttttctctttatGTTTTACCTTCTCTTTCAAGTAAATACATCACAGTTTTAAGCCATTGTGGGTGTTCCAGCTTTCCCTTTGTTAATCTGTactttttgctatttcaacAGGCTCGAGAACTTGTTGCTGCGCTTCCAGATATGTTTCCGGAGAGTGTGATGCCTGTTCTACTTCAGGCTGCAGTTTTTGTAAGAGAAAACAAGGCTGGAAAAGCTGAAGAAGTTTTAGCCCAGTTTTCTGAGAAGTTCCCTGAAAAGTCAAAGGTTTTTCTCTTAGCAAGGGCGCAggttgctgctgctgccaGCCACCCTCATATAGCTGCTGAGTCCCTTTCTAAGATACCTGATATCCAGCACATGCCTGCTACTGTTGCTACTCTTGTATCTCTGAAAGAGCGTGCCGGCGATATTGATGGGGCATCTGATGTACTAGACGCTGCAATCAACTGGTGGTCAAATTCCATGACCGAGGACAACAAGCTCAATGTTCTGATGCAAGAGGCTGCTTCCTTCAAGCTCAGGCATGGAAGGGAAGAGGAAGCTTCTCGTCTATATGAGGAGCTTGTGAAAAgtcatggaaatgtggaagcatTGGTTGGGCTTGTAACTACAGCTGCTCGAGTGGATGTTAAGAAGGCCGAAGCTTATGAGCAGAAGCTGAAACCGTTACCGGGTTTAAAGGGGATCAATGTGGATAATCTAGAGAAGACTTCTGGTGCCAAACACGAAGAGGGTACTTCTCAAGTTAAGGTCGCCGAGTCATTTGAGGAGGGGAAGAGCAAATCGAAGTCAAAGAAGAAGCGAAAGAGAAAGCCAAAATATCCTAAAGGGTTTGACCCTGCAAACCCAGGGCCCCCACCAGATCCTGAAAGGTGGCTTCCCAAGAGAGAAAGATCAAGTTATAGGCCTAAGAGAAAGGATAAGAGACAAGCTGCCCAGGTACGAGGCTCTCAAGGTTCTGTCTCTAGAGACAAACACGATGCCGGTGCAACTTCTAGCAATACCAAATCAAACCAGGCAGTCAATTCGAAAGGAGCCTCACAGAATTCAGCTGCAGAGCCACCAAAGACTTCATCCAAGTCCAGAAAAAAGTCGAGGAACTAGCTTAAAAAGTCCAGATCTACTccttttggttgaatttgcCGAAATGTTGcagaattttattttcttgataTTTAGTGCTCTAGGGTCTAAGCTTGAGAGATTTTGCAGTTAATCCTTGTGCTTTTGCAACTTTTGATTCAAGACAGATCGAAATCCCAAACAGTTTTATACTGCCTTCTCCTGGAATGGAGCTGTGATATTGACTGGCGGATGGTAATAGTGAGTCTAGGATTGTCATATGCCTTGTCCCGAAGGATTTCCAGGTTATGAAGTATTCTTCAAGTGCAAAACTCATCTCTTCCGTCATATTTGTGACTGTGACGCACTGAAACTACGTGCTCTTTACTTTTCCTAGAGGCCAAGGCTTGGACCATTTCAATGCTACTATCAATTTAGTAATGTTCCATTCAAAAGTGCTACAGTATGTTGTTGTAGTCGTTTAGGTTTGATAGAATATAGTTGCTTAGGACTTTAGGTTTCCGAAAACCCACATATACAATTTaatgacaaaaacaaatgaatcAACAAAAAGGCACAAAATATCCTTGTCCATCACAGCCTGACCTCCTTAGGATTCGACACAAAAGGCCAACCATGCCTTCACCAATACACCTCCCAACTCCCCACATTACACACACAACCTATCTTCTCCCTCTAACTTACCCACCAAACCACAACCCCCCAAAAATGACCCAAACACCCTCCCCCCCTCAagcaaaaataatattatgatCCTTCTTTAAATTCCGAATTTTTCAACCGTCAGATTCACCCGAATCGGAATTTCCGAATATGTGACACTggggaaaaaaaaaccaaccgAGTAAAAATGAGTGAGGAATAATGAAGAGGGGAGAGGGATTTAGATTCAGCGGGAAACAAGGATTCCTTCTCCCGCCACATCTTGGTGCCGAAGAACAAGTGACCCTCCCTAACCACCGCCACGTGTCCTCCTCTCCACAGCTCCCTCAAATTGGACAATTCCACCCTTGaagccttttcttttcccCTCCCTTCGTCTTCTCCCTTTTTAATATTTCTTAAGATTTATTCAATTTTCGCGTCCTTTCTCGTCCTCggtctctcattctctctctcctcttcaGAACTCGATCGGCCGGCGCTCGCCTTCTCTGTTCGGATCGATTCCCGCCACCGCAACCCTGATTCCTCTCCTCTGCAGATTAGGGCTCCGCCGTCGATTGCGTT
This is a stretch of genomic DNA from Argentina anserina chromosome 4, drPotAnse1.1, whole genome shotgun sequence. It encodes these proteins:
- the LOC126791343 gene encoding uncharacterized protein LOC126791343, with amino-acid sequence MAPKLKDKQQQKPPPPPMEDLFATLNGHIEQLEFDKAVKVANQVLSIAPGDEDAIKCKVVGLIKDDKTKEALSVIRSCKNPALDFSFFKAYCLYRENELDEALKALKSQETTPTAMLLEAQILFRLGKFDACIDIYQKLQKSKVDLLDTNYIASLVAAGRASEIQVDSLKAKAKESFELAFNTACSLIESKKYTDAEQFLLLARTTGKEVLLEDGVPDDEIETELAPIAVQLAYVQQLLGNKQEAIEAYTDIIKSDVGDELSLAVAVNNLIALKSPKDVSDGLKKLDRLKQKDDKQSFHLTPKLDSKLSPKQKESIYVTRVLLLLHANKMDQARELVAALPDMFPESVMPVLLQAAVFVRENKAGKAEEVLAQFSEKFPEKSKVFLLARAQVAAAASHPHIAAESLSKIPDIQHMPATVATLVSLKERAGDIDGASDVLDAAINWWSNSMTEDNKLNVLMQEAASFKLRHGREEEASRLYEELVKSHGNVEALVGLVTTAARVDVKKAEAYEQKLKPLPGLKGINVDNLEKTSGAKHEEGTSQVKVAESFEEGKSKSKSKKKRKRKPKYPKGFDPANPGPPPDPERWLPKRERSSYRPKRKDKRQAAQVRGSQGSVSRDKHDAGATSSNTKSNQAVNSKGASQNSAAEPPKTSSKSRKKSRN